In the Populus trichocarpa isolate Nisqually-1 chromosome 1, P.trichocarpa_v4.1, whole genome shotgun sequence genome, CTAAGCAAAGATTCTAAAACACCAACCAGTTAGCATCAGGAAATCCCAATAAAAGCAGAACAGGTGGGGAACGGTAGACCTCTTAAAGAGCTTTAGCTACTTCTAAAGGTGCTTAGCTAACCCATTTGCTTCCCATTCGTTTATTGGCCAGATTAACTTCCACTTTAGTCAGATTACTCACCTTGTTTACCATCAAATAAAACAGCTGAAACTTCGAAGATACGAAAGAGAACcatgaaaaatgttaaaaatcaaTACAATTAGTTATCAGATTAGGAAGTTACCAAAAGAAACGCAATAATCAGAAACCATTAAGATGCAGAGACCAAGGCAGTTATGAAGATGGCGCGAACATGTATGATGTATCCCAATTACAAGTCATTGAATCGTATCATAATTGCCGCAAAATAGAAatgcagcaaaaaaaaagaatttcgtGTACCTGCAATTTTGGAAACACTCGGGAGCGCTATATCCAGATGTAGCTCTATCCAGATTAGGCGTAAGCTTAGCCAGTCCAAAATCAGCCAACCTTGGTTCAAACTCAGCATCCAAAATCACATTCCTAGGCTTCAAATTATAATGCAAAATCTGAGGGACACAATCAAAATGAAGATACCTAAGCCCTTTGATAACCCCAACGGCAATCCGAAGTCGAACTTCCCACCCGAGCTGCAACTCATTCTCTCTCACTCTGTTCATTGCATCTTCAAGACTCCCAGTTGGCACACAATCATAAACCAAAGAGAACCTATCTGGTTCGCGAACATAAGCCCTTAAACTCATCAGATTCCGATGTCTCAAACTAGCTAGCATTTCCAGCTCCTGCTGTATCCTTCTCTTTACTGACTTGCTCTGCCTCTCCGGGGAGCCAATCTCAAATGGCTCAAACCTCTTGACAGCAATGGTTAGCCCATTGTCCAGTACAGTCCTGTAATACTTTCCATTGGAGCTTGAACCTAGCAACTGATTCTCATTTTCAAGAGCTGATTGAAGACTTTTAGGAGTGATTTTTGGAGAAAATATAACCGGGCCTTTGAGAATTGGAGTTCTCTTCATGTACCGGACCAGGAAACGGActacaaaagcaaaaacaacgGCTCCTGTCAATCCAGTCAAGACTCCTAAAAAGATGCTTACAAGTATTCTTTTGAGTCCATTCTTGGAATGGGTTGGTGTAGAAGGAAATGGAGGTGTGACTTTACTACTTTCTTGGCATTGTACAGTTGTGTAGTATAAGCAAAGAATGAACAGAAAAAGCAGTGAAGATGTGTCTTTGTTGTTGCTAATTTGAGTACTGTATCTTCTTTTCCCCATTAGGACCTAAAAAGCCTCCAAACCTCCCACGAGACCCTATAAATGATACCACAAGCTCAACAAAATCTCCACAGCACACGCCTTCGAAACTCTTTATAACTCAAGATTTTAGCTCAAACCCAAGAATCATTATTATAAAGCTTCAGTCTTTAGCATTCTCTAGGACATAAACACTAACAAGCTTGAAAAGGAGAACCCCCAGAGTTTCAAAAGGACCAGTTCCCTGCACCAAATTTGATTAGAGAACTTTTTTAAGTGCTGGAAACGATGGAATACTATGAGATGAAAATCAAATCTCGACTCAAAATCTTCACCAGAAAGAAACGAAGAATCATAACGTCAATTATTCCTATTTTTTCAGTGAATTTCATTCTAAAAATAGTGCACATCGGTTACTAGCCTCAAAACACACCACATTTCACCAAAGAAAAGGCCTTCAACGAACCCCAGAACACAAAAACATCAGAAATGATAGAATCTTCGCCTCTTTGTAATAGAGGAGGGACAGATCGTCTTCTCTGACTACCTCGAGAACaagtttttttacaaaaaaaaaaatatataccctCAACAATGTGTGTACTGATAAACTACCTTACAAGTAGCAGGTGGAGAAACAAAAGAGAGCTAAGCGACTACTAACTAATACTgtctcacaaaaaaaacaaaaaaaggcccactctgtgtgtgtgtgtgtgtgggggtgTCTATCTCTCTATTTACTTTCTTACAAATGAGAGGGGGGGTATCTCTCTATCTTTCATTTGTTTCTCTTTCTCAGGAGGACAAAACTTCCCTTCCCGCCTTTCAGAAGACCAGACAGAGTGGGGTCCATTGCCACGTAAGTAGATGCATACTCGTGTCCCTGTCACGAGGCCGAAAGCGAAACATCGAACTCTGTGTTTGAGTGTGAGAGCCAGAGCCAGAGCCAGAGCCAGAGCCACAGCGTAAAAGAGGAGTTAATTTGGTGATGAGATCTGGACCGTTGATTTGGGGTGGACGAAACACCACGAGAAATTGTGAttgcgggggggggggggggttgattATTAAACAATGCTGTCGTGGGGATTAGTAATGTCTGAGCATAATTTGCTTTTCCCTGttgttgtttcttaattttatttttcttttttggcataATTATTGCCTAGGTGAGTGATGCTACATGAAATTCTATGTTCGTAAATCATTAATGCTTCGTTTTATAAagaatttattgattgattttggtCAAATCAGAGATCTCAGTGCAAAACCCAATTCAAATTACGTTAGCAAAATCACCTTTTGCATCCTTTTATTTGTAGCAAATGGTCATTTTATCCGTGTTAAACTTTAGCACCAAAATTGTTAAGAAGTCAGTTAACTTTTACGGGCGTCTGTCTTTCCAAAGACAAAACCGATGCagacatgttttaaaatatactaaTTATATTTGAATGGTTTTTGAATTTGACCTAACATCAACTTGTTGTGAGAGCAAAAGTTATAATGCAACACTCTTACcttatgcatataaaaaaaaaatgaataatataaaattacaatgaaaTTAGTCAATTTTTCAAAGAGTatacaaattcaattaaaaatataatatgagaatcactcaattataaaataaaaatatcgatttctttattaaaaatagtttttttaaaaaaatatctttatacaAGAGTATTTATcctataaaaaatcttaagtcTAATAGAATATTTCTAATGAATATGaataaacttaataaataataataatccaatgaactcaaatttaaataaagatcTTAATATCTCtaaaatacataataataactaaaagataaataaaataatagttcaactaatttaaataagactaaagttgtttttataaactgCTGGTAAAATCAAAGCCCAGATTCAAACCCATATATCACTAGAAATATATGAATGTCTAATTTTTAATGGAATTGAAATCgcattaaaatttcttttgtagCTTCAATTATGACTCAAATAGTAGCAATATGTTAAGATTGAtatatttgaatctttttattccaatatttttataatgtctaAATGTTCACCTATAAGCCCttcttgaacataattaaattaatcttcttgaatataattaaattaatcaaggcttgtacttcattatttaatatcttcttAAAGTTCATCTTATCATGTGTTTAGAATTTGGAGTTGAATGATTCTAAAGTGAAGAAATAGAAAGATTTGATTGATGCCTTTCTCAAACAATATGGGTTCAAATTAGAAGTAACTATAAACAAGATTGGccttcaaataataatataaaaataaataaacaatgagTTAACTATAGAATATGTTCTAAGGTTATGTGAAGTGATAACTTTAACCTCCCTTCTTTTTCTATCCAAAAAGAAGCTTACATTCATATTTAATGGCATTTTAAAGGTTACATATTATGAGTGCTTGATTGAGAACTCTGTAACTAATTTTATGGATGTCGCGTACACAACAGAAAAAGTTAAGCaaggcttaaaattaaaaaagatcaaagatccaacaataaaatttggtgcaatattgaaagatgaattaaaaaaataacttttaagttGTAAATCCTGACCTTCAAGATGATCACTCTATAAACCCATCATATTTGATTACAAAATAATCctgtttattttcatttatttatgaggattttgaaagatgaatccttttattttcatttgtgaGGATCCCAAGATGATCcctggtatttttttttgaaagggatatttttatttgtgaggatccctttcaaaaaaaaaatacaaagctttCTTTTCATGTGATATCTCTTTCAATTCTTTAAAAACTTAtcatataaaatcaaagaaaaaatgaatttttctatGTCTTGTAAGTATTATAAAGAGGAGACGGGACGATTGTTATAACCAGGGATGGAGCCAAAAAACCTTTTTAGAAGAGGCCAAGGTTAGGAAAATTCTTTTAGAGGGGCCAAATCTTAAATTTTACTAGTTTTGgctctaaaattttaagttgtttAGAGGAAAGCcaggagattttttttaataggagcTCAAGCCCTGCCAGCCTCCTAGCTCTCCCCCTGGTCATAATCCATTtttaactctttattttttaaaaatatatttgaaaaaaaaaatttaattaaaaagtgaaatggtgatcaagaaaaaagaaagaacaagatAAATGTGAGAGGTTAAGTTCATCTCTAAAACAACTTAAGGATAAAGAAGAGATGAGATGAGgagattgaaatataaaatacaagaaaaaataaggtaAAGATAGAACAAAGAATTTGGGATTCTCTAGTTAGTAGAGAATGGATTATAAATAGGCCAGAGAAtcttggattaaaaaataaagaaaaatcagataaaaaaattagatgagtCTGGGAGAAATTTcacaagagaaaaacaaagagacaTAGAAAAAACTAGggggagaaattaaaaaaaaaaaaccaggaggagaaaaatcaagagaaaaaaaaaaaaggaaggaaaacatttctgtaaaaaaaaacagagagaaccAAATTATTTTCTGCAAAAGAATCTCGCCCAAATTCAGTTGCCATCCTTTTACCAGCCCTGAAATCTGAGGAAAGCAGCGGCGAAGTAATCAACGTCAATCCAGACACCTCCACATCAGTTGATCCTCCTTGCCCATCGACAAAACATGGCACAGACAAGCTTTAGCGCCGATTAAACTAGTAAAGAGAGAGGAAGAATGACCAAAGCTTTTTGAGTCTATGTCTTCTATTTTAGACGATGTTGAATAGCACCGTTAGTGCAGAAAGGtggaagaattttttttgcaaatatttgtttagaattttttttatatgctagaTACATTACCCCATCGTAGCAAGTGAATTCGAGCCAGGTAACAATGATTCTAAAAAGGCTCATTATGTGCGAGTATAGCTTTCAGtagaggtgattattttttgttcgatttgatttttataaaaaaaataatcaaactaaaatttgttttaaaaatcaaaactggtTCAAATTGACCGGTTTTGATTCgatttttttggacaaaaaccggttcaaaccggtttggcttggttttttaatttggctcggtttttttctggtttggcttggttttttttagtttgggttcggttcgattttttcgatttcagacttataaaaccaaaaccgaaccggttggtttttttaaaattttaatcggtttttttttacggcttgattttttcaattttctcggtttaatcagtattttgatttttttactcacccatAACCTCCAGGCTTTTTTTGgtgtaattaaataattgagCACTATCATCCTTTTAGATTCAATTCTTTAATGTTAAAAGTGAGAATTTGAACCTTGTTGAGATGCATAAGTTCCAAATCATTGTCTTGTCTTATATTTATTGATCATTTATCTTCAAAAAAAGATACATTAGTTTAGGTAAATATTTAGTGAGAGCATAAtaggtattttttataaaacaaacaaacaaacaacaatacaATTGACCTTAGGTAGAATGTGTAGAGTAATTATCACATTTTCTATTATATAATTAGCCCTTTTacctaaaattctaaaaaccaaTTAGAGTTTTAGGTTACCATAAAATTAGatgacaacttttattttttattttacccttaCTTCTTCAAGATATCCTAAGTGATAAAAGGCATCGACCATTTCTATAGGAATTCAtagtgttattttaatttttaatatttttcttttggtttttgatattttttttcctcctcgATTAAATCTTTTTGTTGCCAGatcaaatctttatttttttttacaaacacaAATGGTCGCTCTGAATTTCAtgcaaaaaattcattttagacCCCGTATTTTTTTTTGACTACCTTTTCAATCCCTTtagtttctataattttatttttgatctataacttcattatattttatttttgtcctctgatttgagagaggagagagaaaattgctaaaaaacaggtaaaaaaataaaaagttgttaattgaaccttttttttaccataaaaaacaTGAACCCTGGTATCAATAAGTTTCATTTTAATAGAGGAGTTTTATTGAGGTGTTGTTTGATCCTTAtcttgctagaaaaaaaaaatattatggttgagaaatatattttttggtttaattttgtattttaaaaccgatttagaaaaaaatttacttgataaattgatttattgagaAGTTAAAGATATTTATTAAGTGTTTTGAGATCAAAATAACTTGAAAGTGGATTTTTATCTCAAACTAATCAAACCTTAATTTTTCAGCTGCCTTTTAGGTGGCTAGAATTTGAGGAATCAAATGAAGTATCATCagctatgttttttaaatagagaCATTAATAAAAAGAGTCAACCACATGGGTTTGAcctgttgtatttttttatttattagatttacaTTTAAATGCACTAAAAAAACCTTGATATgatatttcaattattattgtattttttttcatggttctcttataatgttttaggtttttatgAGGATGTTcgcaatttgttttcaattattacatatctaatatgaaaaaaaaacaagtttataaatattcagtttgtttttttttaatttctagtgGATTTTTGACATAATTtcatcatgtttatttttgttttatatagaatACTTGgggtttgttttaattttttttgttctggtttgttttaaatcatgacggatttttttaaagaaaaacagtgATTGCaatcaaataacatatttttgataaaacaatcaagagagatgtgttaataaatgaatGAGGTTTAGATTGGAGGGATtcattttttatactatttcaAATGagttaaattacaaaaaaaaaaacccctttatttttattttcacaactttttattaaaaaacatggcaAAGCAAATAAAGCAAATTAATAAGATAACAGGGTTTTAatagaagaatttttttatatatccttATCACAAATcatctctggtttttttttttttttttgtagtcttATTGCTTCCGAGTAAGAACCAATGAAAAAATGTGTTATTTTATGAGAAACTATATTGATAAGAAAAGCATGAATTATGcaagaaaattacttttttcATTGGAgttgaaattattgtttttctgaagaaaaaaacaattttattattgtatatatcctaacatgtatatttttctagattaacatttattaacacataatTCTCTAGCAACTTTTCAGCACAATAAAGATTTTTCTTTGACGGTTAAGAACACGTTGCTAAcgtttatatctttttatagcattgtaagaaaaattgaaaaaaagattgaCCCGTTGGTATCGCTAGCAAGCTGACAAAGGCCAAAATTGAGATGAAAAGGCACAAAAGGAGACATCAGCAAGTTATGTCATGTACTTGATCTGGAAGCAGTTGATCAATGGATTAAATTATGACAGTAATGATAATGAAATGCAGAAGTACAAAtagtgaagaaaaaattaacaaaaaggtATTAAATGAAATGCAGTCAATTTAATGTAGCATTTCTGTAGTTTCTTAGTTGCTAGTATTAGACCATACTCTTTGGAGGTTTCTCTGTTGCATACTGAACAAAATCCAGGGAACTGTCTTTGAAGGGTCTAATATTTTTACTACAAATCTTGAGCTCGGGGGTGATTAGAAATgtaatagaaatattttttaaaaatatttttttatttataaatgtattaaaataatataattttatttttaaattttatttttaatatctacatattaaaatgatgcaaaaatactaaaaaaaataattcaaagcaaAAGCAATTCAAATCTTAATGAAAAGCAGGTTTAATCTCAATACCAAATATTCTTTAAGCGTGTTTAAGAATATAGTAATAAttactttcaaaatatttttattttaaaaatacatcaaaataatttttttaaatttatttttaatat is a window encoding:
- the LOC7491429 gene encoding inactive leucine-rich repeat receptor-like protein kinase CORYNE isoform X1; its protein translation is MGKRRYSTQISNNKDTSSLLFLFILCLYYTTVQCQESSKVTPPFPSTPTHSKNGLKRILVSIFLGVLTGLTGAVVFAFVVRFLVRYMKRTPILKGPVIFSPKITPKSLQSALENENQLLGSSSNGKYYRTVLDNGLTIAVKRFEPFEIGSPERQSKSVKRRIQQELEMLASLRHRNLMSLRAYVREPDRFSLVYDCVPTGSLEDAMNRVRENELQLGWEVRLRIAVGVIKGLRYLHFDCVPQILHYNLKPRNVILDAEFEPRLADFGLAKLTPNLDRATSGYSAPECFQNCRYTDKSDVFSFGMILGVLLTGRDPTDPFFRETASGGSLGPWLRHLQQAGEAREALDKSILGEEVEEDEMLMAVRIAVVCLSDMPADRPSSDELVPMLSQLHSF
- the LOC7491429 gene encoding inactive leucine-rich repeat receptor-like protein kinase CORYNE isoform X2, which codes for MGKRRYSTQISNNKDTSSLLFLFILCLYYTTVQCQESSKVTPPFPSTPTHSKNGLKRILVSIFLGVLTGLTGAVVFAFVVRFLVRYMKRTPILKGPVIFSPKITPKSLQSALENENQLLGSSSNGKYYRTVLDNGLTIAVKRFEPFEIGSPERQSKSVKRRIQQELEMLASLRHRNLMSLRAYVREPDRFSLVYDCVPTGSLEDAMNRVRENELQLGWEVRLRIAVGVIKGLRYLHFDCVPQILHYNLKPRNVILDAEFEPRLADFGLAKLTPNLDRATSGYSAPECFQNCRGGDGKEY